From Micromonospora rifamycinica, a single genomic window includes:
- a CDS encoding response regulator — protein sequence MSIRVLLVDDQPLVRAGLRVLIADAPDIEVVGEAGTGAEAVRLARDVLPDVVLMDLRMPGTDGITATRAITAAGGPPRVLVLTTFDDDAHVHGALRAGASGFLVKDMALEDILGAVRVVAAGDALIAPAVTRRLIAEFARRPDRAAPPRPLPGVTEREREVLTLVGRGLSNAEIAAHLFISAATAKAHVARLFTKLGARDRVHLVIAAYEAGLIHPARRDDRDADRGR from the coding sequence GTGAGCATCCGGGTCCTGCTCGTCGATGACCAGCCGCTGGTCCGCGCCGGTCTGCGGGTGCTGATCGCCGACGCGCCCGACATCGAGGTGGTCGGTGAGGCCGGCACCGGCGCGGAGGCGGTCCGGCTGGCCCGGGACGTGCTGCCCGACGTGGTGCTGATGGACCTGCGGATGCCCGGGACCGACGGCATCACCGCCACCCGGGCGATCACCGCGGCCGGCGGCCCGCCCCGGGTGCTGGTGCTGACCACGTTCGACGACGACGCGCACGTGCACGGCGCACTGCGTGCCGGGGCGAGCGGATTCCTGGTCAAGGACATGGCCCTGGAGGACATCCTCGGTGCGGTCCGGGTGGTCGCCGCCGGTGACGCCCTCATCGCGCCGGCGGTGACCCGCCGGCTGATCGCCGAATTCGCCCGCCGCCCTGACCGGGCGGCCCCCCCGCGCCCCCTGCCCGGGGTGACCGAGCGGGAACGCGAGGTGCTGACCCTGGTCGGCCGGGGACTGTCCAACGCGGAGATCGCCGCGCACCTGTTCATCAGCGCGGCCACCGCCAAGGCCCATGTGGCCCGGCTGTTCACCAAGCTCGGCGCACGGGACCGGGTGCACCTGGTCATCGCCGCCTACGAGGCCGGACTGATCCACCCCGCGCGCCGTGACGACCGTGACGCGGACCGGGGCCGCTGA